In the Arachis hypogaea cultivar Tifrunner chromosome 20, arahy.Tifrunner.gnm2.J5K5, whole genome shotgun sequence genome, ATGTTGGTATTGCTCTAAGTCTCTAACTTCATTTGGTTCCACATATTCCTCTATAATAAGTCTCTTTTCCAATCAACATCACCTTTTGTTAAtacaaaaaagtaaaatatctGATCATAAAACAAAGTTTGAATCTATCCTAGAACCTTCCACTTAAAATTGTGATAAACCTAAtccctttatttatttttatttaattttggaataggaaaagaaaaggagGACAAGTAGTGATGTGTCTCAAGTCTCAATGCAAAGTGGTAGGTCGCTTTTGGGATCTCAGTGGTTTATGTTGTGCCTATAAAAGGGGGAACCTCACACCACAAACTTGTTAAGCATAGCCAAGTATAGCAAAAACAaacttctattcttctattcttctttgtGGAAGCAGAATCTTGAGAAACATGGTTAGTAGTTTAGGCTTAGGCCAAATTAGAAACATTATATTTCTTAGCTATCTTTTAtggtattaattatttaatttgagatATATACATGCAGGAGGGAAAAATGAGTTGGACAGTTGCAGATGCTGTGGACTACAAAGGCTACCCTGCTGATAGGTCCAAAACTGGTGGTTGGGTTCCTGCTGCTCTTATTTTAGGTttgtaattataataataataatcatcctCACAGTAATAACCTTAAGTTAAAGGTGATATATGTAGATACACTCAGAGGAATTATATACCAGATATAGTGATAATTCTAGTGTCACTTTCTGTTTTGACTCGAAGGAGGAAAATAACAAACAGCATAACATGGTATATCTGCCATATGAATATAACAAACAGCATAACCAGATATCTTCCAAGTGTGTCCTTTTTGTTTCCACGGTATCACCATTGATTTCATCAACTTTTAATGTACACTACATATCATAttactcttctttttctcttttgttttgtttatcaCTCTTCTTTTCTGCCTTTTAGACCATTAGATTAATCTACACTTTTCACTTCCATCTCTGCTTAAGCAACACAGTTATTATTCAATTCATTACACGTGCTAATTTCATGATGGAATACAAAATTAAAACGGAACTAATTAGAATCACTACAGGGATTGAAATTGTTGAGAGGCTCTCAACCATGGGGATTGCAGTGAACTTGGTGACATACATGATTGGAGTGATGCACCTTCCAAGCTCAACCTCAGCCAATATTGTCACTGACTTTATGGGAACCTCATTTCTCCTATGTTTGCTTGGAGGTTTTCTAGCAGATTCCTTCCTTGGAAGATACAAGACAATTGGAATCTTTGCTGCAATCCAAACACTGGTTTGTTAGTTATACTAATATATTAACTTAAACATCAAAATTAATATCACACATTTACTTAGAGGACATGGTGAATTGGTGATTTCTTCAGGGTACTGCTTCATTAGCAATCTCAACAAAATTGCCACAGTTACGTCCACCACCATGCAATCCAAGATCAAACAGTAACACTTGCCAACCAGCCAATGGATTTCAAATGGGAATCTTGTACGTGGCTCTATATCTTATTGCACTTGGAACCGGTGGCCTAAAGTCTAGTGTATCAGGCTTTGGAAGCGACCAATTTGATgagaaagatgagaaagaaaaatcCCAGATGGCCTATTTCTTCAACCGGTTCTTCCTCTTCATAAGTTTTGGAACTCTTGCAGCTGTTACAGTTCTTGTGTACGTTCAAGATGAAGTGAGCAGAAGTTGGGCTTATGCGGTTTGTTCTGTTTGCATGATCATAGCCATCTTGGTGTTCTTGTCAGGAACCAAGAGGTATAGATTCAAGAAAAGCATGGGAAGCCCCATTGTTCATATCTTCCAAGTTATTGCAGCTGCAATCAGGAAAAGGAAGTTGGAACTTCCATACAATGTTGCCTCTTTGTATGAGGACACTCCAGAGCCTTCTAGAATAGAACACACCGATCAATTCTGGTATGCTAATTATCAATATTAATAACCGTCTCATATATAAGTAATAAGTAATAAGTAATAAGCAACAATCCTTTTGAATTGTGTAGTTTTCTGGAGAAAGCAGCGATTGTGGTTGAGGGTGATTTTGAAGAGAACTCTGGACCAAACCCATGGAAACTGTGCTCACTAACAAGGGTGGAAGAGGTGAAAATGATGGTGAGGCTTCTTCCAGTATGGGCCACAACTATCATATTCTGGACCACATACGCACAGATGATCACGTTTTCAGTTGAGCAAGCCTCCACCATGGAAAGGAATCTTGGCAGCTTCCAAATCCCCGCTGGCTCTCTCACTGTCTTTTTCGTTGCTGCAATCCTAATCACTTTGGCTCTCTATGACCGAATCATCATGCCCCTCTGGAAGAAGTGGAAAGGCAAACCAGGTAATTatgcttttcttctcttcttacaTTAATCATTCATTTCAATTATTCATTTTTCTCAATACTATAGGATTCACGAGCCTACAAAGGATTGCAATTGGGCTTGTACTTTCAACATTGGGAATGGTGGCAGCTTCTGTATGCGAGAAGAAACGGTTAACAGTTGCAAAGAGTGTTACCGGTAACCCTGCAACACTGCCTATAAGCGTCTTCATTCTCATCCCACAGTTCTTCTTGGTTGGTTCGGGTGAAGCATTCATATACACAGGCCAACTCGATTTCTTCATAACACAGTCACCCAAAGGGATGAAAACAATGAGCACAGGACTCTTCCTCACAACCCTCTCCCTTGGCTTCTTCGTCAGCAGCTTCCTCGTCGCCGTGGTCAAGAAAGTCACCCGAACCCACCACGGCCAGGGGTGGCTAGCTGACAACATTAACAAGGGAAGGCTTGACTTGTTCTATGCACTTCTCACCATACTTAGTGCCATTAACTTTGTGGCGTTTTTGGTGTGTTCTTTATGGTATAAGCCTAAGAAACCAAAAGCAACAACCATGCAAAAGGGTGAGATTAATAACAACTCTGCTGAGAACAGGTGCTGATGAAGATAATCAGAAGGAGGAGGGAGTTTTTGAGGATTACAAGACACCATAATTAATTACTCTTGCTTCTGTATGTGTGTGTTACCTTTTTTGTTTCTGAATTGATATGTAGATAGgtatagttttatttttatgaagagTGTATGTGTATACGAAGAATTGGTTGAGATATTAAGCTATTCTTCGTGCATATATTGTAGAAATTAAATAATGTTCTTCAGCTTTGGCTTCCATTGTAATATATTGTTCTCATTTTCAAGCCCTTgctcttattttattttgaggtattgagacagaGTTTGAACTGAAACTCAATATCACGTTTGTTGGCTTAAAGATTGGTAAGGATACAgaagactgaaatttttagagacagagaccGAAACttcaataacattttatacctaaaatatcctcattttaattaattaattttaattttaccttttgtacaaattaaattagagtttcattcttgttttaatttctgtctcccactttgcaccaaatagaatactgaaatttatttctgtttctgtttcttagtctctgtctctcagtctcaatctttCTATCTCTATCCCTCTACCAAACGCTACCTCAGCGAACTTGCTTATAGATCTTTCATTTCTTTACCTTTCTCTTTCTTAATATAAAGAAAAACACTCTCACATGAAAAGCTTCAATCTTCGATGGAGAACAAATACAAAAGAGCATGCCTTTGAGTAATATTTTtagtggaaaaaaaataaaaaaatgtgttattatatattattagtctaaaatataaaaaaaattaatcaattaatatatttttttaatgtaaaca is a window encoding:
- the LOC112784735 gene encoding protein NRT1/ PTR FAMILY 6.2 isoform X1 → MQEGKMSWTVADAVDYKGYPADRSKTGGWVPAALILGIEIVERLSTMGIAVNLVTYMIGVMHLPSSTSANIVTDFMGTSFLLCLLGGFLADSFLGRYKTIGIFAAIQTLGTASLAISTKLPQLRPPPCNPRSNSNTCQPANGFQMGILYVALYLIALGTGGLKSSVSGFGSDQFDEKDEKEKSQMAYFFNRFFLFISFGTLAAVTVLVYVQDEVSRSWAYAVCSVCMIIAILVFLSGTKRYRFKKSMGSPIVHIFQVIAAAIRKRKLELPYNVASLYEDTPEPSRIEHTDQFCFLEKAAIVVEGDFEENSGPNPWKLCSLTRVEEVKMMVRLLPVWATTIIFWTTYAQMITFSVEQASTMERNLGSFQIPAGSLTVFFVAAILITLALYDRIIMPLWKKWKGKPGFTSLQRIAIGLVLSTLGMVAASVCEKKRLTVAKSVTGNPATLPISVFILIPQFFLVGSGEAFIYTGQLDFFITQSPKGMKTMSTGLFLTTLSLGFFVSSFLVAVVKKVTRTHHGQGWLADNINKGRLDLFYALLTILSAINFVAFLVCSLWYKPKKPKATTMQKGEINNNSAENRC
- the LOC112784735 gene encoding protein NRT1/ PTR FAMILY 6.2 isoform X2 translates to MEGKMSWTVADAVDYKGYPADRSKTGGWVPAALILGIEIVERLSTMGIAVNLVTYMIGVMHLPSSTSANIVTDFMGTSFLLCLLGGFLADSFLGRYKTIGIFAAIQTLGTASLAISTKLPQLRPPPCNPRSNSNTCQPANGFQMGILYVALYLIALGTGGLKSSVSGFGSDQFDEKDEKEKSQMAYFFNRFFLFISFGTLAAVTVLVYVQDEVSRSWAYAVCSVCMIIAILVFLSGTKRYRFKKSMGSPIVHIFQVIAAAIRKRKLELPYNVASLYEDTPEPSRIEHTDQFCFLEKAAIVVEGDFEENSGPNPWKLCSLTRVEEVKMMVRLLPVWATTIIFWTTYAQMITFSVEQASTMERNLGSFQIPAGSLTVFFVAAILITLALYDRIIMPLWKKWKGKPGFTSLQRIAIGLVLSTLGMVAASVCEKKRLTVAKSVTGNPATLPISVFILIPQFFLVGSGEAFIYTGQLDFFITQSPKGMKTMSTGLFLTTLSLGFFVSSFLVAVVKKVTRTHHGQGWLADNINKGRLDLFYALLTILSAINFVAFLVCSLWYKPKKPKATTMQKGEINNNSAENRC